In the Alteromonas sp. M12 genome, one interval contains:
- a CDS encoding isochorismatase family protein has translation MTISEDIDQNYANVYGNKVGYGKKPALLLIDFVEAYYDKSCELYADVEDALASAQRVLEAARKAGVLVIYTNVVYHKSGVNGGAFFKKAKPLRYLTEGSPMGAWAGTLKPTEDELVISKQYPSAFFGTSLSSTLAAYGADSVILTGLTTSGCVRASCVDACSHGFIPIIVEEACGDRHEDPHKANLFDMNAKYGDVVSEADIITYLQSLTA, from the coding sequence ATGACTATTAGTGAAGATATTGATCAAAATTACGCAAATGTATACGGCAACAAAGTAGGCTATGGTAAAAAACCAGCGTTACTGCTGATTGACTTTGTAGAAGCCTATTATGATAAATCTTGCGAACTGTATGCCGATGTTGAAGATGCGTTAGCATCCGCGCAACGGGTTCTAGAAGCCGCTCGAAAAGCCGGCGTTTTAGTTATCTATACAAACGTTGTTTATCATAAATCTGGGGTAAACGGCGGAGCCTTTTTTAAGAAAGCTAAACCTTTACGCTATTTAACAGAAGGTTCGCCTATGGGTGCTTGGGCAGGAACATTGAAACCTACCGAAGACGAGTTGGTTATATCCAAACAATACCCAAGTGCTTTTTTTGGTACATCCTTAAGTTCTACCTTAGCGGCTTATGGTGCAGACAGCGTGATATTAACCGGCTTAACAACCAGTGGTTGCGTACGTGCTAGTTGTGTTGATGCTTGTTCACATGGCTTTATACCGATAATAGTAGAAGAAGCTTGTGGTGATCGTCATGAAGATCCACATAAGGCTAACTTGTTTGACATGAACGCAAAATATGGCGATGTTGTTAGTGAGGCAGATATCATAACTTACCTGCAATCTTTGACCGCATAA